In Lates calcarifer isolate ASB-BC8 linkage group LG15, TLL_Latcal_v3, whole genome shotgun sequence, one genomic interval encodes:
- the LOC108887369 gene encoding cell surface glycoprotein 1: protein MTELLLEESKSTVRVKLWEFELEDFDEDVIPLLRLVWEVNNNMKRRDVEFEARRLLNSPETIPPQFQHPKIISQAHKYAKSLTEQHQQIRSSKLLCPREVVMEVVPKVVQGFWLPPPNTSFNMPSKQLSKMAVGVTKAVEDRVSTTLPSMLLQVSFSRFIRNDVVLSIQEKVRQGYTKDVLVKMLNCFSAKVLKTISDVAAAEICVLFQPQTHTKVPPNLKPREDCTQPADVVDLAEAKTSSAVMTPPPAPPTLATTPANTGLDEAEEQSMPNSEPDFAVVPAPPLPLTPAAQPSVTASVLQSSVPSSEPDSAVATTPVITTVQDDQTASAEPPDNFIVHNGFNNSLDNTEEEPTSSPQPDSSALSPPPAPLTLITTPANTGLDEAEEQPVPSSEPDSAVATTPVITTVQDDQIASAEPPDNFVVPNGLNKSLEEAEEEPTSSLKPDSSALSPPPAPLTLITTPANTGLDEAEEQSMPSSEPDSAVATTPAVPVSPADESPVISAVQDDLTASAESPSNSSIHNGLNNSLDEAEEEPTSSPQPDSSALSPPPAPLTLATTPANTGLDEAEEQPMLSPESAVIPPPPAPLTPSPEPPVNAANNPNTQGPTFSPEPDSTFVIAPPPPVTPPADESPAISAVQDDLIFMQQPVRVDESFTTTTEVKKTKRRRFSRFFGWLRKNICCCFLSEDTEAE from the exons atgactgagctgctgttggaaGAGAGCAAAAGCACAGTGAGAGTGAA GCTCTGGGAATTTGAACTGGAAGACTTTGATGAGGATGTCATACCTCTTCTCAGACTG GTGTGGGAGGTGAACAACAACATGAAGAGGAGGGACGTTGAGTTTGAAGCCAGAAGGCTGCTCAACTCACCAGAGACCATCCCTCCTCAGTTTCA ACATCCCAAGATCATCAGCCAGGCTCACAAGTATGCCAAGAGCCTGACAGAGCAGCACCAGCAAATCCGCAGCTCCAAACTGCTGTGCCCACGAGAGGTGGTGATGGAGGTGGTTCCAAAAGTTGTGCAGGGCTTCTGGTTGCCTCCTCCAAACACCTCCTTCAACATGCCCTCCAAGCAGCTGAGTAAAATGGCTGTTGGAGTCACAAAAGCTGTTGAGGACCGGGTCTCCACTACTCTGCCCTCCATGCTCCTTCAGGTCTCCTTCTCCCGCTTCATCAGAAACGACGTGGTCCTGTCTATCCAGGAAAAGGTTAGACAGGGTTATACTAAAGACGTCCTAGTGAAGATGCTTAACTGCTTTTCAGCAAAGGTGCTGAAAACCATCAGTGATGTAGCAGCGGCAGAGATCTGTGTGCTGTTTCAGCCTCAGACTCACACAAAAGTGCCTCCAAATCTGAAGCCCAGAGAGGACTGCACCCAGCCAGCAGATGTGGTGGATCTTGCAGAGGCCAAAACCAGCTCTGCTGTCATgactcctccacctgctcctcctacCCTCGCTACAACTCCTGCCAACACTGGCCTGGATGAGGCAGAGGAACAATCAATGCCCAATTCAGAGCCAGACTTTGCTGTGGTTCCAGCTCCACCACTCCCTCTGACCCCTGCTGCTCAACCTTCAGTCACTGCTTCAGTCCTTCAGTCCTCAGTGCCCAGCTCAGAACCAGACTCTGCTGTGGCTACAACTCCTGTCATCACTACAGTGCAGGATGACCAGACTGCCAGTGCTGAACCTCCTGACAATTTTATTGTCCACAATGGTTTTAACAACAGCCTGgacaacacagaggaagagccAACTTCAAGCCCACAACCAGACTCTTCTGccctttctcctccacctgctcctcttACCCTCATTACAACTCCTGCCAACACCGGCCTGGATGAAGCAGAGGAACAGCCAGTACCCAGCTCAGAACCAGACTCTGCTGTGGCTACAACTCCTGTCATCACTACAGTGCAGGATGACCAGATTGCCAGCGCTGAACCTCCCGACAACTTTGTTGTCCCCAATGGTTTGAACAAAAGCCTggaagaagcagaggaagagccAACTTCAAGCCTAAAACCAGACTCTTCTGccctttctcctccacctgctcctcttACCCTCATTACAACTCCTGCCAACACCGGCCTGGATGAAGCAGAGGAACAATCAATGCCCAGTTCAGAACCAGACTCTGCTGTGGCTACAACTCCTGCAGTTCCTGTGAGCCCCGCTGATGAGTCTCCTGTCATCTCTGCAGTACAGGATGACCTGACCGCCAGTGCTGAATCTCCTTCTAACTCTTCCATCCACAATGGTTTGAACAACAGCCTGgatgaagcagaggaagagcCAACTTCAAGCCCACAACCAGACTCTTCTGccctttctcctccacctgctcctcttACCCTCGCTACAACTCCTGCCAACACTGGCCTGGATGAAGCAGAGGAACAGCCAATGCTCAGCCCAGAATCTGCTGTtattcctcctccacctgctcctctgaCCCCCTCTCCTGAACCTCCTGTCAACGCCGCCAACAACCCCAACACCCAGGGGCCAACATTCAGTCCAGAACCAGACTCCACCTTTGTTATTGCTCCCCCACCACCTGTGACCCCTCCTGCTGATGAGTCTCCTGCCATTTCTGCAGTTCAAGATGACCTGATCTTCATGCAGCAGCCAGTCAGGGTGGATGAGTCCTTCACCACCACTACAG aggttaaaaagacaaagaggagaagatTCAGCCGCTTCTTTGGTTGGCTGCGAAAAAACATCTGTTGCTGCTTCCTGTCTgaagacacagaggcagaatga